One genomic region from Quercus robur chromosome 4, dhQueRobu3.1, whole genome shotgun sequence encodes:
- the LOC126722836 gene encoding uncharacterized protein LOC126722836 — MAPNESQFFDKQAMFEELDALHKNHTWDMVNLPPGQSVVGCRWVYKVKTKANGFVELYKARLVGNGFTQEYGIDYEETFAHIARLTSVRCLIAVVAVCRWLLYQMDVKNAFLNGDLQEEVYTQPPPSYTHSGCQRWVKADLIVDDGGDATLLIHEGGGDATLLIHEGVKAEELFEKIGTLPDPASTDNAEFQIVLTIIRDGLKTDPKRYHKMKQRLVGVFEETTTGVKRLYQMQANGTLLFPAINVNDYVTKSKEITKNIVF, encoded by the exons ATGGCCCCTAATGAATCACAATTCTTTGATAAG CAAGCTATGTTTGAAGAACTAGATGCCCTTCACAAAAATCATACTTGGGATATGGTTAATTTGCCTCCTGGTCAGTctgtagtaggttgtaggtgggtttacaagGTCAAGACCAAGGCTAATGGATTTGTTGAACTATACAAGGCTCGCCTCGTTGGCAATGGCTTTACTCAAGAATATGGCattgactatgaggaaacatttgctcaTATTGCTCGCCTTACATCTGTTAGATGTCTCATTGCTGTGGTTGCCGTTTGTCGTTGGCTTCTTTATCAgatggatgtgaagaatgctttcctcaatggagacctCCAAGAAGAAGTGTACACACAACCACCCCCTAGCTATACTCACTCAGGCTGTCAA AGATGGGTTAAGGCCGATCTCATAGTTGATGACGGTGGTGACGCCACTCTGCTCATCCACGAGGGCGGTGGTGACGCCACTCTGCTCATCCACGAGGGCGTTAAGGCCGAGGAGTTGTTTGAGAAGATCGGGACTCTTCCGGACCCAGCTTCCACCGACAATGCCGAGTTCCAGATTGTGCTGACCATTATCAGAGATGGGTTGAAGACAGATCCCAAGAGGTACCACAAGATGAAGCAAAGATTGGTTGGTGTGTTTGAAGAGACAACCACTGGAGTTAAGAGGCTTTACCAGATGCAGGCCAATGGTACCCTCTTGTTCCCTGCTATTAACGTTAACGACTACGTCACCAAGAGCAAGGAAATAACTAAAAACATTGTCTTTTGA